In Crinalium epipsammum PCC 9333, the following are encoded in one genomic region:
- a CDS encoding photosystem I reaction center subunit XI yields the protein MVNVQAISNSKNRPGDPRNQEVVHEAGDNQVGNLATPINSSDFTKSFINNLPAYRKGLSPQRRGLEIGMAHGYWLIGPFAKLGPLRDTDVANLAGLLATVGLLIILTIGLSLYASSNPPQPTGTITTPNPPDALSTQEGWNEFTTGFLIGGIGGAGFAYLLISNLPLLQGL from the coding sequence ATGGTAAACGTACAAGCAATCAGCAACTCAAAAAATCGCCCAGGCGATCCTAGAAATCAAGAAGTTGTTCATGAAGCTGGTGACAACCAAGTTGGGAATTTAGCTACCCCAATTAATTCTTCAGATTTCACAAAATCTTTCATCAATAACTTACCTGCGTATCGCAAAGGTTTGTCTCCACAGCGCCGAGGGCTAGAAATTGGTATGGCTCACGGCTACTGGCTAATTGGCCCTTTTGCCAAACTAGGCCCCCTGCGTGATACTGATGTAGCTAATCTAGCGGGTTTACTCGCAACCGTTGGTTTGCTGATCATTTTGACCATCGGCTTATCTCTCTACGCTAGTAGCAATCCACCACAACCCACTGGCACTATTACTACACCTAACCCACCAGATGCACTCTCCACCCAAGAAGGCTGGAACGAGTTTACAACTGGATTTTTAATTGGTGGAATTGGCGGCGCTGGGTTTGCTTATTTGTTAATTAGCAATTTACCACTGCTCCAAGGTCTCTAG
- a CDS encoding photosystem I reaction center subunit IX (Enables the organization of the psaE and psaF subunits): MSDFLKFLSTSSILGIVWLSVQAVLLAYFIYYFPDLLFHPLP; this comes from the coding sequence ATGTCAGATTTCCTCAAATTTCTTTCTACTTCTTCCATCTTGGGAATAGTATGGTTATCCGTGCAAGCCGTTCTTTTGGCTTACTTTATCTACTATTTCCCAGACCTGCTATTCCATCCCCTACCGTAG
- a CDS encoding photosystem I reaction center protein PsaF subunit III: MRRLLAVIFAISIWLNFAPAASADNLGGLVPCSESPAFQQRAASARQTNFDPDSGRKRFERYSQALCGPEGLPHLVVDGRLDRAGDFLIPGILFLYIAGWIGWVGRAYLQSTKKEANPEDKEIHIDVPRAVGFMLTGFTWPLAAIKELLTGELTAKENEIPVSPR; the protein is encoded by the coding sequence ATGCGACGATTGTTGGCTGTAATTTTTGCCATTTCTATATGGCTCAACTTTGCCCCAGCCGCTTCTGCTGATAATTTAGGTGGTTTAGTACCCTGTAGTGAGTCCCCTGCTTTCCAGCAGCGTGCGGCTTCCGCCCGTCAAACCAACTTTGACCCTGATTCAGGACGCAAGCGCTTTGAGCGTTATTCTCAAGCTCTCTGTGGCCCTGAAGGGTTGCCCCACTTGGTTGTAGATGGTCGTCTTGATCGTGCTGGTGACTTTTTAATTCCTGGCATTCTGTTCCTCTACATTGCTGGCTGGATTGGTTGGGTTGGTCGCGCTTATCTGCAATCAACTAAGAAAGAAGCTAACCCAGAAGACAAAGAAATTCACATTGATGTGCCTCGTGCAGTTGGCTTTATGCTCACTGGTTTCACTTGGCCTTTGGCAGCAATCAAAGAATTGCTCACAGGTGAATTGACTGCTAAAGAAAACGAGATCCCTGTCTCACCACGCTAA
- the tsaD gene encoding tRNA (adenosine(37)-N6)-threonylcarbamoyltransferase complex transferase subunit TsaD, with amino-acid sequence MDTVLAIETSCDETAVAVVKNRQVLSSIVASQISIHQQYGGVVPEVASRKHLETINLAIAQALDEANLDWSGIDGIAATCAPGLVGALLVGLTAAKTLAIVHQKPFIGVHHLEGHIYASYLSDPELKPPFLCLLVSGGHTSLIYVKDCGEYQTLGETRDDAAGEAFDKVARLLNLSYPGGPIIDKLAQQGNPLAFPLPEGNISLPGGGYHPYDSSFSGLKTAVLRLVQKLQQDSSQPLPVNDIAASFQASVARSLTKRAIACALDYGLNTIAIGGGVAANSELRKQLQQAAIKHNLQVLFPPLKFCTDNAAMIGCAAAEHLNRGHTSPLTLGTQSRLALANIMEIYKH; translated from the coding sequence ATGGATACCGTTTTAGCAATTGAAACAAGTTGTGACGAAACTGCCGTAGCAGTTGTAAAGAATCGTCAAGTTTTGAGTAGTATTGTTGCATCTCAAATCTCAATCCATCAGCAATATGGTGGTGTAGTACCGGAAGTAGCATCGCGAAAACACTTAGAAACGATTAATTTGGCGATCGCTCAAGCACTAGACGAAGCCAATCTAGATTGGTCAGGAATTGACGGCATCGCAGCAACTTGTGCGCCTGGATTAGTCGGAGCATTATTAGTCGGTTTGACCGCCGCTAAAACCCTAGCGATAGTCCACCAAAAACCATTTATCGGTGTCCATCATCTCGAAGGACACATTTATGCTTCTTATCTAAGTGACCCAGAATTAAAACCACCTTTTTTATGTCTGCTAGTTTCTGGCGGTCATACCAGCTTGATTTATGTCAAAGATTGTGGCGAATATCAAACCTTGGGAGAAACCCGCGATGATGCTGCGGGAGAAGCATTTGATAAAGTGGCAAGGTTATTAAATCTGAGTTATCCAGGTGGCCCCATAATTGACAAACTGGCACAACAGGGAAATCCCCTGGCTTTTCCCTTACCAGAAGGTAATATTTCCCTTCCAGGTGGCGGCTATCATCCTTATGACTCTAGTTTTAGCGGGTTAAAAACAGCAGTACTGCGATTAGTGCAAAAACTGCAACAGGATAGTTCCCAACCGCTACCTGTAAATGATATAGCAGCGAGTTTTCAAGCAAGCGTAGCGCGATCGCTAACCAAACGTGCGATCGCCTGTGCCTTAGACTACGGACTTAACACCATTGCTATTGGTGGGGGTGTCGCTGCCAACAGTGAACTCCGCAAACAACTACAACAAGCTGCCATTAAGCATAATTTGCAAGTGCTATTCCCCCCCCTAAAATTCTGCACCGACAACGCCGCCATGATTGGCTGCGCCGCCGCAGAACATTTAAATCGAGGTCATACATCACCATTAACACTAGGAACCCAATCTCGCCTTGCTCTAGCTAATATCATGGAAATTTACAAACACTAA
- a CDS encoding alpha/beta fold hydrolase, protein MATIDILGVPHTYELTTPTGYPNVLVFIHGWLLSRRYWQPLVEELSPDYQCLIYDLRGFGDSQPENNGSIADGRLDNLARSAGGVAGITDILTSTYTPAAYAEDLGVLLEKLNISSAWLVGHSLGGSIALWGASQLTDKVKGVICLNAGGGIYLKEAFEKFRSAGEQFLKRRPRWLCYVPGIDVLFTRANVARPIARCWGRQRLIDFVVAHPEAALGTLLDSTTEVEVNRLPQVVSCLEQPVYFITGSQDMVMEPKYVRHLASFHTLFQDCGDNVIEIAECGHLAMLEQPKEVADQIRKLLT, encoded by the coding sequence ATGGCAACCATAGATATTCTGGGAGTTCCGCATACTTATGAGTTGACAACTCCTACTGGATACCCTAATGTCCTAGTTTTCATTCATGGTTGGCTTTTAAGTCGCAGGTATTGGCAACCGCTAGTTGAGGAGCTATCGCCAGATTATCAGTGCCTTATTTATGATTTGCGAGGCTTTGGTGATTCTCAACCTGAAAATAATGGCAGTATTGCTGATGGCAGGTTAGATAATCTTGCTCGTAGTGCAGGGGGAGTAGCAGGTATTACTGATATTTTGACTTCAACGTATACACCCGCAGCTTATGCGGAAGACTTAGGGGTTTTGTTAGAAAAGCTTAATATTTCTAGTGCTTGGTTGGTTGGTCACTCTTTGGGCGGGAGTATTGCTTTGTGGGGGGCATCTCAACTGACTGACAAAGTTAAGGGTGTGATCTGCTTAAATGCTGGTGGTGGTATTTATCTAAAAGAAGCTTTTGAAAAGTTTAGATCTGCTGGTGAACAGTTTTTGAAACGCCGTCCGCGATGGTTGTGCTATGTGCCTGGGATTGATGTGTTGTTTACACGGGCAAATGTGGCACGTCCAATTGCTCGCTGTTGGGGTCGTCAACGCTTAATTGATTTTGTGGTGGCTCACCCAGAGGCAGCTTTAGGCACTTTGTTAGATTCTACAACTGAAGTTGAGGTGAACCGTTTACCGCAGGTGGTATCGTGCTTGGAACAACCTGTTTATTTTATTACTGGCTCTCAGGATATGGTAATGGAGCCGAAGTATGTTAGGCATTTAGCTAGTTTTCACACATTGTTTCAAGATTGTGGAGATAATGTTATAGAAATAGCTGAATGTGGACATTTAGCAATGCTGGAGCAACCAAAGGAAGTGGCGGATCAAATCCGTAAGCTGTTAACTTAA